The genomic interval TCCTGagcatttttcccctcttccatGCAGTTGCACCCCAAATCtctgccctgaggagctgggaaggacaTGTGAACCAGGGGGTCAGCACTCCCAGACCCTCTTCCCCTGGTGGCACGTCCATCTCTCTGcattgcatggaaaaaaaagagaatccaCAGAtcaatatttgggtttttttattaaaatattgttatACCAAGTGGAATGCTACAGCAATCTCGGTATAGGGTGGCATAACGAAACAGCCAGGTTTATGTTTAAATACTTAAAGATAACTTAAAACGCACAAACGAGAACTTGTCGTctttggcaggaaaaaaagttcACAGCAcgaaaaaaatacttaaaaagaaataccaatattaatataaaatatattaagtcatggggtttggggtcttttttcctctttcataattttttgtttcttttccattttgtaaACAATGCACGAGAACCGAACGCATTTTTTACGTGTctggggagagaaaaataaaaaatgcagttgGCCAGCAAATGCACATGttgaaaggggaaagaaataaagaaaaatatatatatttacatgaAGGGCAAGGATGGGAAGCTCCAAGGAGCGGGATGTTGGCACTGGCTACAAGCAGAAGCCAGCTGCCAGTagccaggggacagagccaggagaaGAGTGGCACATCCCACTGCCTCCATCCTCAGAGCCTTTCACCTCCACTTTTCCTCCACCCTTCATCCCCTCCATTGTCATTTTTGCTTCACCGTCACCCCATCACAAAGCCCATGACTGGCAGGACGCAGGTGATGGGAGTTTGGTGCTCCCAGTGCTTGGCTTGGCCACGTGGATCCGGGTGGTGGATGGGACGCGCAGAggatccctcccagctctgccctcgtGCAGAGAGTTCAGCTTGTGGGTACAGTTCGGGCCATCAGAGAGGGATCCTGCAGCTGGAAGCCAAGCACCTGGCTGGGTGCAGATGGCCAAGACCAGaagtgggagctgggatggagatgAAGTTGGGATGGAGCCACCGCAGGGTCCCTGGGCTCCAGCGCGCCCTGCGCAGCCAGGGACCTGtgtgggcactgaggggacagtgacccTGCCACATCCTGGAGTCACTGCTGAGACCgaggggacactgctgagctcccagctcGGCCCCTCCTTCCCAGACGCTTCTCCATCCCAACATGCTGGCAGGAGGGACCCTGCCACATCCTGGAGTCACTGTCGAGACCAAGAGGACAGCGTTGAGCTCCCGGCTCGGCCCCTCCTTCCCAGACACTTCTCCATCCCAGCATGCTGGCAGGAGGGGTGGAGAGGCCACCATGCAGCCCTGGGTGGCCTTAAATCAGGATCTCCACCATGTCAGACAGGTCCAGGGCTCTAGCAGCGGCCGAACTCtctgcaaagaaagaaaggatttaCAGGGTTTCGCAGGGATTCGAACCCACCCAACTCAACTGGGGCCtcaaaaatgcctttaaaaattgctgattTTGTGCAAAgcccatcccagggatgctAACCCCACATGCTGGGCCATCCAAACTCCCTGCCCCGTGCCATCCAGGGGGACTCACCCAGCACTGCGGTGCCCTCGCCCTGCTCGCTGCTCCCGGCCGCTCCGTCTGTCTGCGTGCTGCCGTCCTTGCTGCCGTGCTTGGAGTGGGatggcaggggaagggcagtGGACACTGCTGTCCCTTCAACGGTGGCTTTGCCTGCTGGAGGAGACTCTGTTAGGGATTCAAGGCAAGGGATTCGAGTTTTTAAGGCCAGATTAgacagtggaagttgtccctgcccacagaagAGGATAGAACAAGATGAgcttaaaggtcccttccaacccaaaccattctgtgattgctGGCTGATCCTGGAGTAATCACCCCTCCCCAGGCTCTCCAACTCCAAAACCACAGGAGAAAATTGCAAGCAGGTCCCCAGCGCCAAATGAAGGCAGGGAGTGGGCAGGTGTCCCTATTTAcctgtgctgccatgggagCTGCTCTCGGATGACCGGTCACTCTGGCCGGCCCCTGGCCAGCTCGGGGCGGCGGAGGCAGCGAAGATGGAGGGCACGGATTTGGCCGGCCGCAGGGAGCCCTGAAGGGCTTTGCTGGGGTCCCTCCGTGAGCGCTGCTGCAGGACCTTGATGACAGCATCCTTCTCCAGGATTTGGGCATGAAGGGCTTTTAAcctggagagaaggaaaggcagaAGCTGAAAGAGGAGCTGGATGGGAAGAGGAGGACCCAGACACTGTCCAACCAAAAATTTGATGGGGTCCAAACACCTCTGGCAAGGTGGGACTAACCTGTTCTCCATCTCCTGGTGCTTGTGGCTGGCCAGGAGCAGGTCCTCGTTGAAGCTGCTGTTGGGGGAGTGCCGTGGTGAGTGGCTGATGAGGGTGGTGTCGCGCTGCGCGGCCGCCGTGGCCGCAGCGTCCATGGCGAACTGGCGCATGGTGCACTCCTCCAGGTACTTCTGCTCCCACTTGGTCATGTCGGCCTCCAGCGCCAGGatcttctcctccctctccctcagctgctccgACAGCGTGTGGGCACTCAGCTCCGGCGTCCCCCCGCTGGCCATGCCCGCCTGCCTCTGCAACGGCCAAAACAGAGCCccagtgaggatgaggaggtgctgggggcaggcagCACCTGCCGTGCCTGGCTGGAGCCACCgcgtgtcacagacatcttttatggaaaatcttttttttaacatttttcctcttgagaacaaaatgtaaacaacggttatctgctgctgtggaatgcaacaggtggatctttgattggcctGTGTTAGCTGTTTCTAATTAACGGCCAATCACAGTGACCTaactcggacagagagtctgaggcacaaacttttgttatcattctttcttttgctattcttagctagccttctgataaaatcctttcttctattctttttatatagttttaatataatatatatcataaaataacaaatcaaacatggagtcagatcctcatctcttccctcatcctaagaccccttTGAGCACCGTCACAGCCTTGCCAGCACCCACCTGCTGAGCCCGCAGCatcttcagctcctgctccaggcggGTGCGGAGccgcagctccagctgctcccgcTTCTCGCAGGcggcctggagctgccccagggctgcctgcagccgCTCCACCTTCTCCACGTAGGCTCGCTTCTTCCGCAGCTCGGCCTCTGCCTTGGCCGCCCGCGCCTGGGCGCTGCCCAGcgcctgctccagcagctctgcccgcCGCCGCTGGTCCTCGTTGGCGCTGcgcagcagggacacctcccgctccagcttctccttctcctgctggtGCTCGTAGCCTGAAAGGCAACCCCACAAATATCAGATATTCCTCTTCCCTACGGCTGTGAAGCACAGTGGGGACTCTTTGCTTCCCCACatctggcaatgccagcccttCCTCCAGATCTTCTATCAAATGGGGGTCAGGGGCATTCCAGCCGCTTGGGCAGATAGCCAGAAGCCTCCACATTCTTGCCTAAATTTTATCTCAGGAAGGGTGAGACCTGCCTGGTGTGAAACCAGCCACCTTAGGGACGGGCATGGAATTCTTCCTACTAACACGAGTATCACATCTCTCTGCTAAAATTTAAGCACATTTGccccaaaaaaagcccaggATGTCATGGCTACGAAgtgcaggagggaggagggagagaacgGCCGGGGCTGGCGTGGGGCGGGAGTGCGGGCTCGGTGCTGGAAGAGCCGGAGCCGCGGCAGGAATGTGGGGAATGCGGGTCACGCCGCCGGCCGGCCGCCGGGATTAATGGCTCGAGTCCAGCGCCAAGAActgctccatcctccctggGGAAGGGCGAGAGCTGCCGCCCGACAcccgcctcctcctcctgcagccgaGCCCTGCTCGCAGATGCccggggagccgggcagggatgggtgtcCATCCCCCGGGACTTACTCTGTGCCAGGAGTTTGGCCACGCTGCCCTGGTTGCTCTCCTGGTTTTCCTGGTTCTTGCTAGCCAGCTGCCTGTTCGCTGATTCCAACCTCTCTgatccaaaacaaaaaaaaaactcaattAAGATTTAAATACAAGGTTTTGGctggaagaaggggaaaaagccTGGTTTCCCATGGAAACAGCTGGGGGACACAAAACACCCACAgggagggggacacagagggtgCCTCACCTTTCAGGTCTCGGTTGAAATCCTGCAGCCGTCGCATCTCACAATCCCTCTTGTTCCTCATGGCTTTCTCCAAGGCTTCCCGCTTGGAAGACGCCTTGACGAGGTTTTCGTAATCCTCCGAGATGCGCTGGATCTCGCTCTCCAGCTGGGGCGGAGGAAGGGACAAGCCAAGGTTAGATATTCACGGAATGAGGAAAGGCACATGCCAGCCAAAGCCCAGAGAGGGTGCTCAGCCCAACCTGAGCTGCCAGAGGAGCTCAGAGCACCCCAAGTGCACTGTTTTGAgggaaaaactgattttttttttcatattttctcttATGGAAGAGTTTCTCCACAGAATTttggctctgccacagcccagccacgGGGAACAGCCGCCCCTTGTAGACGGGCACACAAAGGGCTTTCTGTGGCGGCCGGGATGGGGGGACAGGCGGAGGGAGAGGGTCACTGGAGAATGGGCTCCTTCTCCCCAACCCCGGCTGccgtgctgcagctgctccaagggGAACGAGCCgccagagggaggaggagaaaggattAAATCACTAAAGGGGGTgaattttcacagcagcagctgctcgaGCATCGCCGCGGGCAGGAGGCACACGGGAAGAAGCTGCCACCATTCCTTTACCTTCTGGATGCGGCTCGCCTTTTCGGCGCAGCTCTCCAGCTCCCGCCGCAGCCTCTCGTTGTCCCGCTGCAGCCTCTCGTTGTCCCGCAGGACGGCGTCGGCCCGGGCCAGGCGGCTGCCGGCCGACACGGCCTGCGCGCTGACCAGCGCCTCCACGCCCGCCGGAGCCAGCGCGCCCGGGCACAGCGGCAGGAACGCGGCTGGCACCGAGGTGGGCAGCACCCTGCGGAGAGCCAGGAGGGGGCGTCAgggtgggcagggtgggagagctggctgcagcGCCAGCATCCCATCAGGCACGTGCTGGTGTCACCTCAAAGGAGGTGGAAGTGCCTATCCTGCTTTTTAGAGCTAGAAAGGGCTCA from Zonotrichia leucophrys gambelii isolate GWCS_2022_RI chromosome 9, RI_Zleu_2.0, whole genome shotgun sequence carries:
- the AMOTL2 gene encoding angiomotin-like protein 2 isoform X2, which codes for MRTAEDSNGTVLHRLIQEQLRYGNLTENRTLLAIQQQALRGGGGGAGSPRSSLESLSPEESQMVQQSTRQEPQGQEHHSDHVYLENSVYRLCPPKGEELPTYEEAKAHSQLLASQRGAGMRAESGARRPDEGLKELKHGHVRSLSERLMRMSLERNGAKAQSPISASHSFPQLSRQLVPLRGQQPEGTEPRGPPPEYPYVIPAQDAYLAEPRACSREGPAFQHPDIRVLPTSVPAAFLPLCPGALAPAGVEALVSAQAVSAGSRLARADAVLRDNERLQRDNERLRRELESCAEKASRIQKLESEIQRISEDYENLVKASSKREALEKAMRNKRDCEMRRLQDFNRDLKERLESANRQLASKNQENQESNQGSVAKLLAQSYEHQQEKEKLEREVSLLRSANEDQRRRAELLEQALGSAQARAAKAEAELRKKRAYVEKVERLQAALGQLQAACEKREQLELRLRTRLEQELKMLRAQQRQAGMASGGTPELSAHTLSEQLREREEKILALEADMTKWEQKYLEECTMRQFAMDAAATAAAQRDTTLISHSPRHSPNSSFNEDLLLASHKHQEMENRLKALHAQILEKDAVIKVLQQRSRRDPSKALQGSLRPAKSVPSIFAASAAPSWPGAGQSDRSSESSSHGSTAGKATVEGTAVSTALPLPSHSKHGSKDGSTQTDGAAGSSEQGEGTAVLESSAAARALDLSDMVEILI
- the AMOTL2 gene encoding angiomotin-like protein 2 isoform X3 — its product is MRTAEDSNGTVLHRLIQEQLRYGNLTENRTLLAIQQQALRGGGGGAGSPRSSLESLSPEESQMVQQSTRQEPQGQEHHSDHVYLENSVYRLCPPKGEELPTYEEAKAHSQLLASQRGAGMRAESGARRPDEGLKELKHGHVRSLSERLMRMSLERNGAKAQSPISASHSFPQLSRQLVPLRGQQPEGTEPRGPPPEYPYVIPAQDAYLAEPRACSREGPAFQHPDIRVLPTSVPAAFLPLCPGALAPAGVEALVSAQAVSAGSRLARADAVLRDNERLQRDNERLRRELESCAEKASRIQKLESEIQRISEDYENLVKASSKREALEKAMRNKRDCEMRRLQDFNRDLKERLESANRQLASKNQENQESNQGSVAKLLAQSYEHQQEKEKLEREVSLLRSANEDQRRRAELLEQALGSAQARAAKAEAELRKKRAYVEKVERLQAALGQLQAACEKREQLELRLRTRLEQELKMLRAQQRQAGMASGGTPELSAHTLSEQLREREEKILALEADMTKWEQKYLEECTMRQFAMDAAATAAAQRDTTLISHSPRHSPNSSFNEDLLLASHKHQEMENRLKALHAQILEKDAVIKVLQQRSRRDPSKALQGSLRPAKSVPSIFAASAAPSWPGAGQSDRSSESSSHGSTGKATVEGTAVSTALPLPSHSKHGSKDGSTQTDGAAGSSEQGEGTAVLESSAAARALDLSDMVEILI
- the AMOTL2 gene encoding angiomotin-like protein 2 isoform X1; protein product: MRTAEDSNGTVLHRLIQEQLRYGNLTENRTLLAIQQQALRGGGGGAGSPRSSLESLSPEESQMVQQSTRQEPQGQEHHSDHVYLENSVYRLCPPKGEELPTYEEAKAHSQLLASQRGAGMRAESGARRPDEGLKELKHGHVRSLSERLMRMSLERNGAKAQSPISASHSFPQLSRQLVPLRGQQPEGTEPRGPPPEYPYVIPAQDAYLAEPRACSREGPAFQHPDIRVLPTSVPAAFLPLCPGALAPAGVEALVSAQAVSAGSRLARADAVLRDNERLQRDNERLRRELESCAEKASRIQKLESEIQRISEDYENLVKASSKREALEKAMRNKRDCEMRRLQDFNRDLKERLESANRQLASKNQENQESNQGSVAKLLAQSYEHQQEKEKLEREVSLLRSANEDQRRRAELLEQALGSAQARAAKAEAELRKKRAYVEKVERLQAALGQLQAACEKREQLELRLRTRLEQELKMLRAQQRQAGMASGGTPELSAHTLSEQLREREEKILALEADMTKWEQKYLEECTMRQFAMDAAATAAAQRDTTLISHSPRHSPNSSFNEDLLLASHKHQEMENRLKALHAQILEKDAVIKVLQQRSRRDPSKALQGSLRPAKSVPSIFAASAAPSWPGAGQSDRSSESSSHGSTESPPAGKATVEGTAVSTALPLPSHSKHGSKDGSTQTDGAAGSSEQGEGTAVLESSAAARALDLSDMVEILI